A region of Oryctolagus cuniculus chromosome 3, mOryCun1.1, whole genome shotgun sequence DNA encodes the following proteins:
- the ARMC10 gene encoding armadillo repeat-containing protein 10 isoform X2: MVAGLTRELRPADSQRPAREAPRHGQGRSASRRCPGNRRGAGGRAGAAVSRAGGNRTPPRGGGQGSPEGARPVQHQPESGAQPAGRQPRGTRSGWFYGVSGAASGRRSSGRCFLPQLSCAPVASGPAHAAGLHQPCPSGGMIGVRHASWVAAGLVLGAGACYGIYLLTRGRRRGGRGLGPRRSGSAEDLTSGSHDDVLNASQLQKLLYLLESTEDPVITERALVTLGNSAAFSANQAIIRELGGIPVVGNKLNNPNQSIKEKALNALNNLSVNVENQVKIKMYIHQVCEDVLSGPLNSAVQLAGLRLLTNMTVTNDHQHMLSSYITDLFHVLLAGNGHTKVQVLKLIVNLSENPAMTEGLLTAQEQ; this comes from the exons ATGGTCGCGGGCCTGACCCGGGAGCTGCGGCCCGCGGACTCACAGCGCCCGGCGCGGGAGGCGCCGCGCCACGGACAGGGGCGGAGCGCGTCCCGGCGTTGCCCTGGAAACCGGAGAGGCgcggggggcagggccggggcggcGGTCTCGCGTGCCGGCGGGAACCGAACCCCGCCTCGGGGCGGCGGGCAGGGCTCCCCTGAAGGCGCGAGGCCCGTGCAGCACCAGCCAGAGTCTGGTGCCCAGCCCGCCGGGAGGCAGCCTCGGGGGACCCGGAGTGGGTGGTTTTACGGTGTTAGCGGGGCGGCTTCCGGGAGGCGGAGCTCGGGCCGCTGTTTCCTCCCTCAGCTCAGCTGCGCTCCGGTGGCGTCAGGCCCCGCGCACGCTGCAGGCCTCCACCAGCCTTGTCCCAGCGGCGGCATGATCGGTGTCCGGCACGCGAGCTGGGTGGCGGCGGGCCTggtcctgggggccggcgcctgcTACGGCATTTACTTGCTGACGCGGGGCCGGCGGCGCGGTGGCCGCGGGCTGGGGCCGCGCCGCTCGGGATCAGCTG AAGACTTAACCAGTGGTTCACATGATGATGTCCTAAATGCCAGCCAACTCCAGAAACTTCTTTACCTGCTCGAGTCCACTGAAGACCCTGTCATTACTGAAAGAGCTTTGGTCACTCTGGGTAACAGTGCAGCCTTTTCTGCTAACCAG GCCATTATTCGTGAGTTGGGTGGTATCCCAGTTGTCGGAAACAAACTCAACAATCCCAACCAGAGCATTAAAGAGAAAGCCTTAAATGCACTAAATAACCTGAGTGTGAATGTCGAAAATCAAGTCAAGATAAAG ATGTACATCCATCAAGTCTGTGAGGATGTCTTGTCTGGCCCCCTGAACTCCGCTGTACAACTGGCTGGACTAAGACTCTTAACAAACATGACCGTGACCAACGACCACCAGCACATGCTGAGCAGTTACATTACAGACCTGTTCCACGTGCTACTCGCTGGAAACGGACACACCAAG GTTCAAGTTTTGAAACTGATTGTGAATTTGTCTGAAAATCCAGCTATGACAGAAGGACTGCTTACTGCCCAA GAGCAGTGA
- the ARMC10 gene encoding armadillo repeat-containing protein 10 isoform X1, whose protein sequence is MVAGLTRELRPADSQRPAREAPRHGQGRSASRRCPGNRRGAGGRAGAAVSRAGGNRTPPRGGGQGSPEGARPVQHQPESGAQPAGRQPRGTRSGWFYGVSGAASGRRSSGRCFLPQLSCAPVASGPAHAAGLHQPCPSGGMIGVRHASWVAAGLVLGAGACYGIYLLTRGRRRGGRGLGPRRSGSAEDLTSGSHDDVLNASQLQKLLYLLESTEDPVITERALVTLGNSAAFSANQAIIRELGGIPVVGNKLNNPNQSIKEKALNALNNLSVNVENQVKIKMYIHQVCEDVLSGPLNSAVQLAGLRLLTNMTVTNDHQHMLSSYITDLFHVLLAGNGHTKVQVLKLIVNLSENPAMTEGLLTAQVDSSFLALYDGHVAKEILLRVLTLFQNINNCLKTGGRLAVRPPSPQGSLSLLLYGEECAQKMRALASHQDADVQEKAVTIIPEF, encoded by the exons ATGGTCGCGGGCCTGACCCGGGAGCTGCGGCCCGCGGACTCACAGCGCCCGGCGCGGGAGGCGCCGCGCCACGGACAGGGGCGGAGCGCGTCCCGGCGTTGCCCTGGAAACCGGAGAGGCgcggggggcagggccggggcggcGGTCTCGCGTGCCGGCGGGAACCGAACCCCGCCTCGGGGCGGCGGGCAGGGCTCCCCTGAAGGCGCGAGGCCCGTGCAGCACCAGCCAGAGTCTGGTGCCCAGCCCGCCGGGAGGCAGCCTCGGGGGACCCGGAGTGGGTGGTTTTACGGTGTTAGCGGGGCGGCTTCCGGGAGGCGGAGCTCGGGCCGCTGTTTCCTCCCTCAGCTCAGCTGCGCTCCGGTGGCGTCAGGCCCCGCGCACGCTGCAGGCCTCCACCAGCCTTGTCCCAGCGGCGGCATGATCGGTGTCCGGCACGCGAGCTGGGTGGCGGCGGGCCTggtcctgggggccggcgcctgcTACGGCATTTACTTGCTGACGCGGGGCCGGCGGCGCGGTGGCCGCGGGCTGGGGCCGCGCCGCTCGGGATCAGCTG AAGACTTAACCAGTGGTTCACATGATGATGTCCTAAATGCCAGCCAACTCCAGAAACTTCTTTACCTGCTCGAGTCCACTGAAGACCCTGTCATTACTGAAAGAGCTTTGGTCACTCTGGGTAACAGTGCAGCCTTTTCTGCTAACCAG GCCATTATTCGTGAGTTGGGTGGTATCCCAGTTGTCGGAAACAAACTCAACAATCCCAACCAGAGCATTAAAGAGAAAGCCTTAAATGCACTAAATAACCTGAGTGTGAATGTCGAAAATCAAGTCAAGATAAAG ATGTACATCCATCAAGTCTGTGAGGATGTCTTGTCTGGCCCCCTGAACTCCGCTGTACAACTGGCTGGACTAAGACTCTTAACAAACATGACCGTGACCAACGACCACCAGCACATGCTGAGCAGTTACATTACAGACCTGTTCCACGTGCTACTCGCTGGAAACGGACACACCAAG GTTCAAGTTTTGAAACTGATTGTGAATTTGTCTGAAAATCCAGCTATGACAGAAGGACTGCTTACTGCCCAA GTGGACTCATCATTCCTTGCTCTGTACGACGGCCACGTGGCAAAGGAGATTCTTCTTCGAGTCCTTACACTGTTTCAGAACATAAATAACTGCCTCAAAACGGGAGGCCGCTTAGCCGTTCGGCCACCCTCCCCTCAGGGCTCACTGTCTCTCCTGTTGTACGGAGAAGAGTGTGCCCAGAAAATGAGAGCGCTGGCTTCTCACCAAGATGCAGACGTGCAAGAGAAGGCCGTGACAATCATACCAGAATTCTGA